The following is a genomic window from Solanum stenotomum isolate F172 chromosome 4, ASM1918654v1, whole genome shotgun sequence.
ACCAAGACGTCACTCCCGTAAAATCATAGCTCCTTTGTGTTCGTTGTTTTTCTCCTGATAGAACTCCAGGAGTATCAACAAATGTGATGTGCTCCAACAGCTAACCATGAGAGAGGGAAAAGATGGGAAAAGGTATTCAGAGTCTGGTGAGTTAATGAGAAAGTTCTGATCATTTAATCTATGAGTACAATCGAGTAGCATAACTCACAGGATGCGGCATTTGAGAACACTCAAACTTTGACAAAAATGCAGATCCAAAAGTTGTCAAACCGCTAAATGGCATATTTGCTTGAACTGCAATTGTGTTCCCTGGAATACTCCTTTCGTCGGGTCCATTCTGTATAATTACAGTAAAAAATGAACACCAGTCCAAACAAAAAGATTAGCATAACAATCACTGTTGAGAAAACTATTACCAAACATGCATTGCATGGGTATAGCCTTCTCCTTTCTAACTAAAAGTCTGGTTTAACTAGCAAAACTGTTGCAGAGTATTCTCAAGGAACTCTTTGATGTGATAATATTTAGAACTATGTGTTAGGACAGAAGGGACAAAATATATATCCACAAAAAGATGGTACAATGAATTGAAAAGCCATCTTTGTCAATTTAGTGCACACTATTTTGACACAACATCAAATGGAATGAAAGACATTCAACTCAAGGTGAAAACAAGAATAACTTCTCTTTTGTTCAGCAACATAAtccaaaaaaaggaagaaaacaagTGACCGCAGTGGTTAACAGAAACAAAGAAAAGCAAAGTACCATGACAACCACAAATCTGTCTGTTGTAGGCTCTGGTCCAATGTGAGCACCTATAGACAAATAAGGAGCACAAGTGTCAACAGGAAGCTGTGAACAAACAAGAGACATggacaagaaaaaaaagagtgttAGATGACCTGGATAACTGGTTCCAAGTAAATGCTTAATAAATGTAGTTTTTCCAGTTGAGTATTGACCCAAAAGCATGACCATTGGTTTGGCATCAAAATCACTATTTGTCTACCAACACAGAGCATATGAAGAAAGCAATCAGTGGCTTCTGTATTACTTTTCCATGGATTAGTACAAAAGAAACTATAGTTGAATGGAAAAGTATAAGCAAGAGTTTCCTCTCCTATATCTTGAAAATAAGCACAACCAACACGATAAACTGCCTACCAGTAATGGAGAGACGAAATCATTAAAGTGATATGTTGCTTCCAGTGGCTTTAGTTTCTGGAGGTACAACTTCTTCAGTCCATCAACTATCGATGTGACGGAGCTTAAAGAGACCTGAGGGTAGATTAACCGAACCAAGCCTCATTTTAAGAGCAAAATCAGAAAATTTAGCATTAAACATGCTATGCAATGCTATAGGATGTATAGGGAGAATTAACGGAGAGTACATTTCCAtgcaacaatttcaacaaatggtttataacataaaattaaacaacGTCCTCGTTAATGGATAAGGACAAGAGATGCTTATTTACAAATTGACTTCACAGGGAAAACATTGGACATGATTTCAATTTGAGATAACTAaatgaatttatgtttgtaACTTGTGAAATATACAATTTTTAACATAAGTGTGTCAACATTTTAAGGAGTCCAAATAAGGACATCTGTCATATAACTAGGGAGGGTGAAGTGGGTGGACCGGTGGAAGGTATTCCATTTAGGAGAAAGGATACCAGCTTAACATAgcaaaaattggaaaacatgccattcaaaaataaataaattatacaacTGGCTAGTAGAAAAATGCATCAACTAGGTGAACAAAAGTGCAGAGGTCTGTGAGCTTACAAATAAAGTACAAGACTAACCACACTAACCTTCTTTAcagatgaagatgatgaaaacCAATTAGCTGTAGCAGAAGATTGCACTGTAGAACTGCCTGCTTCCAAATCCAATTAGTTAGACATAGATGATCCATCTAACTCCCTTCTCAAATCCCCAAGAATCACTAagaaagaagatataagaaagaTGTTGTATGTGTTGAGGTAAAATTACCATTCTGCTCAGGTTCACTTTTAGGCATACGCTTTTTCTTCTGTATTATAGAATATACAAGTCAGTAGCACCACAATAAATGAAAACTAATGCAGAAAGTTCACCAAACAAACTTACAGTTTGAAGTAAATCCAGACCTTCCAAGCTAGGGGGTTGCAAATTTTCAAAGTCAACTGCCATGATTACAATTGTTCTAATTGTAAGAACACTAACAGTATATGACAACAATCCTACAGCTAAAGAAAGAGAACACAGGGCATTGTAATGAACCAACTAGTTTGCCAGAGATCACATTCTAGAGACTACTCTTGTTGCTAGATTACagtctaaaattttaaaaatttaaagcttGCTAGTTACCTTCGGCATTTAAGAGATCACTGCTTACTGGGTGGCCAGCTTGTGCCAAAGAGACTAACTAAATGtttggaaaaaagaaaggaTCAGAGTCTTATCAGGATTAAAATTAAATACCAGTTTGAAATGCAAGTCTGCAATGAACTAGTACCTGCATTGCAGCAATAAACTCTCTAAAACCGAGAAAGCCTTGCCGTTTGGAATCTGCAATTGCCCACACCTTGGgacagaagaaaagaaaaacaatccattgaaataaaattagtgAGTTAAGAAAAAGAGAACTGGCAGAAAAGAAGGAATCAATCTGATTCAGTAATAGCTACAGTAGTACTAGGCGGAAACTGACTCATAATAAAGCATACGAGCATAGGGTGGTGAAGTGACACATAATAGAAGACGGTATGAAAGtcaaaaatacaatattattgCAGATAGTCAGTTGATACTGGGCAAACTATGTAGCACTACCAAAAGTAATGTATAAGTAAGCATCTGTTCAATTTTGGGTGTAAGAGAAGGGAAGAGGATAAACTTTGCCATCCAATTCGTTAGGGTTTAATTTCTTCACCATCAAAACTTAGTTGTATCACTGCGCTTGTCAAAATACACCCACTTTATCCACTGGCTTAGTTCTGTTCACTAATCACTGAAAAACGTTAACATGAATTGTAAATGGCTAGAAATGGTCCAACATACAGGATTTCTTATTTAGCAGGACCTGCTAATCCACATTTCTAATCAATCCTCTTTGAATTTCAGATTGGAGGTCACTCTCATTAGTTATAAAGATGAAGTTCACAGAAATACTCTCCAATGTCAACAGTGCAAGAGGTTCACCAGTTTGAAAAGTTCAAATGGCAAAGCACAACACTCAAGTTCGGAGCGAAAAGTGCAAGTAATCAGAATGTCAATCGATCAACAGTTCTTCAATCTCAAACTAGTTGGGGTCAACTAATGTGAGTGACAATAACTAAATCCAAACATAGAGTAGCCGAAATTGCCTATATAAATCCTATGCTCTTCATTGTGTTATGTTCTTAGCTAAATCAACATCAATTATGAGAGATGGTATAGCTTTTGACATAACTTCAATTggattttatgattttatctcTGCATCATCGTCATAGTATCACACTTATTGATCGTTTCCGTTTTCCCAATGAGTTCTACACAAGATATGATCGAACCATCTCATGAAACCTTCTCTTTTCATCCTTTATGAGTTCTACTTTTACACTTGTATGCTAAGTTGCTCAGATTCGGGTGCGGGTGTCTAGTACGGGTGCAAATCTAAACGTTGTATCCTTCATGGTATAAATTCTAAAATTAGTAGCTAGTCGGGCGTCGTTTAGTTTTCCTTCTCTGTAGACATGGATGCAGCACCGGAAGTGAAGAGTCCGCACAACTTAGCTTGTACCCTATATTGGATGTGATCTTCTTTTATCTTACCTAATCTTGTATGACTACACATCCATTATAGTATTTGCATTTTTAAGACGCTCATCTTGTGGTATGTTGAACCATAGAGATGCATTCACTCTCATTGTATCTCTACTCTCAAATAATTTGTTGGTCTTAGCATTCCAATGAATTTCACTGTATGTGGGATTCCTACAATAGAATCCcaaaaaatctggatcacccaGTGCAATGGGAAAGTCAAACAGAATTTGGTCTCAACAATAATTGTAACACAAATACCAGATATATATCCATGTAATTACATCACCAAAGAATCAGAGAATACGATGCTAAAGAACCGCTCCCGATCCAATTACAGACATAAAAACAATGCTTAATGACCTACTTCACATCCAATTTCAGACAAAGTGTCTTTAGCCCCAATTAACCTTAACTTCCTAAACTACCATCAAGGATCAGAAACAAGAAGTTGCATGAAAAGGTAACTGCTATTTGGTTGAGAGCAATTCAATTATGGAAAATGCTTTGCACGAATCGAGTCAGTTATTAAATTGAAAGGAGAAGAGAACAAAAATCCTGTGTTTACAACATGGACAATTAGAAGTTCACTAGTTTAAGAACTTATCCTCCTCCAATCTGAGCATTGAAGATTATTAGGACCTTAGTAAATCTTTATTATTGT
Proteins encoded in this region:
- the LOC125862542 gene encoding EH domain-containing protein 1-like isoform X1, producing the protein MEFDTSPINRCSKDHEKIYQQWFSLADSDGDGRLTGGDAIKFFAMSNLPRQDLKQVWAIADSKRQGFLGFREFIAAMQLVSLAQAGHPVSSDLLNAEVDFENLQPPSLEGLDLLQTKKKRMPKSEPEQNGSSTVQSSATANWFSSSSSVKKVSLSSVTSIVDGLKKLYLQKLKPLEATYHFNDFVSPLLTNSDFDAKPMVMLLGQYSTGKTTFIKHLLGTSYPGHLTLFFFLSMSLVCSQLPVDTCAPYLSIGAHIGPEPTTDRFVVVMNGPDERSIPGNTIAVQANMPFSGLTTFGSAFLSKFECSQMPHPLLEHITFVDTPGVLSGEKQRTQRSYDFTGVTSWFASKCDLILLLFDPHKLDISDEFKRVIASLRGHDDKIRVVLNKADQVDTQQLMRVYGALMWSLGKVLNTPEVARVYIGSFNDKPINEAAIGPIGKELFEKEQDDLLTDLKNIPKKACDRRINEFVKRARAAKIHSYIISHLKKEMPAMMGKAKTQQKLIDNLEDQFMKVQKEHHLPAGDFPNVEHFREVLSGYNIDKFEKLKPKLIQSIDDMLGYDIPELLKNFRNPYD